A genomic stretch from Pieris brassicae chromosome 9, ilPieBrab1.1, whole genome shotgun sequence includes:
- the LOC123714343 gene encoding gustatory receptor for sugar taste 64a-like: protein MKITKAKGVKTFYYGNELLLPNQPYHDTFLQFMNTIFKWARCFGVPGLSSMLWRIWAAVVLISLALTECGAIWKVIRALAGWARDTANHRSVTARFAGAMFYAASVISQILCWRLSYRWRALSKYWASVEWVLNIKYVPPDHSLKKRLLAVTAFMATGATVEHLMSILATTGIDCPLSDILKKYVLKSHGFLLLDQEYYKMIAPPVLFVSNVATILWNFQDILIVLISMGLTSRYRRLNMCVATVCSELNKERKWSKDNEILQVYLWRKIREAYVKQALLVRKINSAFGLILLFSNFFSFYFICLQLFLGITQGFTGDVFQKMYSLVSLAWICVRTCCVVLAAADIYENSKRALPYLYTCRAQFYNIEIERLQDQLDKDNIALSGMGFFNLTRTVLLQVASSVITYVLVLVQYDNRGDEQQTSNIINFNMTLKDTMP from the exons atgaaaataacaaaGGCGAAAGGCGTGAAAACTTTTTACTATGGTAACGAATTGCTTTTACCCAATCAACCGTATCATGAT ACTTTTCTTCAATTCATGAATACTATTTTCAAATGGGCGCGATGCTTTGGGGTACCGGGTTTGAGTAGTATGCTATGGCGAATATGGGCTGCCGTCGTGCTGATTTCTTTGGCTTTGACGGAGTGCGGtgctatttggaaggttattAGGGCCCTGGCGGGATGGGCAAGGGATACAGCCAACCATA GAAGTGTCACAGCTCGTTTTGCGGGCGCCATGTTCTACGCAGCTTCCGTAATATCCCAGATATTATGTTGGAGACTTTCATATCGCTGGCGAGCTTTGTCGAAGTACTGGGCCTCTGTGGAATGggtgttaaatattaaatatgtccCCCCGGATCACAGTTTGAAGAAAAGACTTTTGGCGGTCACCGCTTTTATGGCAACGGGTGCAACAG tTGAACATCTTATGAGTATTTTAGCGACAACAGGCATAGACTGCCCATTatcagatattttaaaaaagtatgtattaaaatcacaTGGATTTTTGCTGTTGGATC AAGAGTATTACAAAATGATAGCTCCTCCGGTCTTGTTTGTGAGTAATGTTGCAACAATATTATGGAATTTTCAAGACATACTTATTGTATTGATTAGTATGGGACTAACTTCACGGTACCGTCGGCTTAACATGTGTGTAGCCACTGTATGTTCTGAATTAAATAAGGAAAGGAAATGGTCTAAG GATAATGAGATTTTACAAGTATATTTATGGCGTAAAATACGAGAGGCGTATGTGAAACAAGCTTTGCTTGTTCGTAAGATTAACAGTGCATTTGGGTTGATTCTACTGTTTTCCAACTTCTTTAGCTTTTATTTCATATGCTTGCAACTCTTCTTGGGTATTAC acAAGGATTCACTGGCGACGTCTTTCAAAAGATGTATTCTCTAGTATCTCTGGCCTGGATCTGCGTACGCACATGTTGTGTTGTTTTAGCGGCGGCTGATATCTACGAAAATTCTAAGCGCGCTCTACCATATTTATACACATGCCGCGCTCAGTTCTACAATATTgaa ATAGAAAGGCTACAAGATCAGTTGGATAAAGATAACATCGCGCTGAGCGGAATGGGCTTCTTTAACTTAACGAGAACCGTGTTGTTgcaa gTTGCAAGTTCCGTTATAACTTACGTATTGGTGTTAGTACAATATGATAACCGGGGAGATGAACAACAAACCTCcaatattatcaattttaacaTGACACTGAAGGATACTATGCcataa